Proteins encoded together in one Impatiens glandulifera chromosome 1, dImpGla2.1, whole genome shotgun sequence window:
- the LOC124945819 gene encoding endo-1,4-beta-xylanase 5-like, with amino-acid sequence MGKSVTLDIQGEGKVVLRLSSRKDLTLTKCWLPVDALPYDYSFTAQCLAKPLKPQYGGGIAVNTELDNGIEGWVAFEDSKIEYRVSSDDGNNKFIAAHQRTRAFHSPSQNFFLEKDKIYTFSAWLQVSSGNASIYAIFKSPSGYHKAGITVAQSGCWSMLKGGLSITVSESAQLYFESDNTNTEIWVDSISLQPFTLDEWRSHIDQSVEKERKNHVKLRLVDVNGKPLANTHIKISLRVPQFQFGCASNSYILSNSAYRQWFASKRFTVTTFENEMKWYSTEVTQGREDYTVADGMLNWAKSQSLSVRGHNVLWDDPKYQVSWLNSLSGKHFYQAVVKRIKSIVKRYSGKLIAWDAVNENLHFNYFESRLGKKINLFKMINSYDHHTPLFLNDYNTIEEPSDKASSPDAYMKKIRKIRDNGYHGPLGIGLESHFNTPNLAYMRASIDKLATLSLPIWLTEIDVGSSPDQANLLDQVLKEGHGHPAVEGLVIWAGWKPTGCYRMCLTDNNFNNLPTGNVADRFLRQFIRIDDHLDVTDDMGYFEARLFHGEYSLRVNNTTSERYMNLNETKEFGFNVTNHSDKPRHQVQLITV; translated from the exons GGTTGCCAGTCGATGCTTTGCCATATGATTATAGTTTCACTGCACAA TGTCTAGCAAAGCCTTTAAAACCACAATATGGAGGTGGAATTGCGGTGAACACAGAATTAGATAATGGAATAGAAGGTTGGGTAGCATTTGAGGATTCTAAAATTGAGTATCGAGTATCCTCCGACGATGGCAACAACAAATTTATTGCAGCTCATCAAAGAACTCGAGCATTTCACAGTCCATCTCAAAATTTCTTCTTGGAGAAAGATAAAATCTACACTTTTTCGG CTTGGTTACAAGTTAGCAGTGGAAATGCAAGCATATATGCCATATTTAAATCACCATCTGGGTACCATAAAGCTGGTATTACAGTGGCTCAATCAGGCTGTTGGTCTATGCTTAAAGGCGGTTTATCTATAACCGTTTCAGAGTCTGCTCAACTCTATTTCGAG AGCGATAATACAAATACTGAGATATGGGTAGATAGCATATCATTACAACCATTTACTTTAGACGAATGGAGATCTCACATTGATCAAAGTGTTGAGAAG GAACGTAAGAACCATGTAAAATTGCGGTTGGTAGATGTTAATGGAAAACCCTTAGCAAATACACACATCAAAATAAGCCTAAGGGTGCCCCAATTCCAATTTGGCTGCGCCTCAAACAGTTACATCTTATCAAATAGTGCTTATCGACAATGGTTTGCCTCTAAACGATTTACAGTGACCACCTTTGAGAACGAGATGAAATGGTACAGTACCGAGGTAACTCAAGGGAGAGAAGACTACACAGTTGCTGATGGTATGCTAAATTGGGCCAAAAGCCAAAGTTTGTCGGTTCGTGGGCACAATGTCTTATGGGACGACCCCAAGTACCAGGTTTCGTGGCTCAATTCACTCTCAGGAAAACATTTCTATCAAGCCGTCGTTAAAAGGATAAAATCTATCGTTAAAAGATATTCGGGCAAACTAATTGCGTGGGATGCTGTTAACGAGAACTTGCacttcaattattttgagaGTAGGCTTGGGAAAaagatcaatttgttcaaaatgaTAAACTCATATGACCATCATACACCATTGTTCTTGAACGATTATAATACAATTGAAGAGCCAAGTGATAAGGCTAGCTCACCCGATgcatatatgaaaaaaattcgaaaaataaGGGACAACGGATATCATGGCCCATTAGGAATTGGGCTTGAATCCCATTTCAATACACCCAATTTAGCTTACATGAGAGCTTCCATCGATAAACTTGCAACCCTAAGTCTCCCCATTTGGCTCACAGAAATTGATGTTGGTTCTTCTCCTGATCAG GCAAATTTATTGGATCAAGTGTTGAAAGAAGGGCATGGGCATCCTGCAGTTGAAGGACTAGTAATATGGGCAGGATGGAAACCAACAGGATGCTATAGAATGTGTTTGACtgataataatttcaataatcttCCAACAGGAAATGTAGCAGATAGATTTTTGAGACAGTTTATACGCATCGATGACCATCTCGACGTGACCGACGATATGGGTTATTTTGAGGCAAGACTTTTTCATGGAGAATACTCATTGAGAGTCAATAATACAACTTCAGAACGTTACATGAACCTCAATGAAACTAAGGAGTTTGGTTTTAACGTAACAAATCATTCGGACAAACCTCGACACCAAGTTCAACTTATTACAGTTTGA